The following proteins are encoded in a genomic region of Microcoleus sp. FACHB-68:
- a CDS encoding GAF domain-containing protein, with protein MWEIFKNFVSPSQFMPHGHCYLWKTPLVGLHIVSDLIIALAYFSIPAMLIYSVYKRKDVPFLGRFALFGAFIILCGTGHLLDIWTLWHPAYWLTGIEQALTALVSCCTALQLVKLLPQFLGLQTPERLEAINRQLQQEIVERQQTEQTLQSILAGTASVTGEEFFPALVQNLATALNVRSAFVAELGSEQPQSLKTLAFWAGSNAETNFEYNLAGTPCEPVVEQGTLCYYRDKVGELFPNAEGLKAMGAVCYLGTPLLDGKQQVIGTLCINNDRPLANEESAKMIMKVFAARAAAELQRERAEQALRHAYEELEIRVNEATQGLRQRTAELVQANAVLETQINVRIAAESALRESGIRLRKQQAGLLELAKSKSLYAGNLSAALEAITQLATQILNVERGSVWLYEPDKSSLYCADLYELTPNRHTKGMTLAITDYPHYFQALQTDRVIAARNAHTDPRTREFSTAYLTPLSIASMLDVPIHFKGQTVGVICLEHRGTARHWPIEEQNFASYLAYMAALAMESRDRKQAEEVLRQSEATNRALLNAIPDMIFRSRADGTFIDFKPAKDIKTFLPADQFLGKTLQEIFPPNLAQYLRSACDQVLETGEIQRLEYELPIDDQLHDYEARIVACGSSEVISIVRDITERKQAELALQESAEREKAIAFVIQRMRQTLEIDSIFSATTQELRQALNCERVAVYRFNPDWSGEFVSESVAAGWKVLVQEQTQQSELKQIAVNTGNCTAKTLQSSPKLIQDTYLQETAGGIYKQGNSYKSIPDIYKAGFNQCYLKLLERFQARAYIIVPIFCSNQLWGLLATYQNSGPRHWQSAEIKMVVQIGAQLGVAIQQAQLLAQTKQQSLELMKAKVAADSANRAKSEFLANMSHELRTPLNAILGFTQLMNRDSSLNTEHRQSVGIISRSGEHLLELINDVLEMSKIEAGRTTLHENEFDLYRLLDNLFELLQIKAKDKGLKLNFERTQSVPQFIKTDESKLRQVLINLLGNAIKFTQKGRVTLSVEVGESTASKGMQLRFEVSDTGSGIAPMEFDKLFEAFGQTTSGLKSGAGTGLGLPISQKFVQLMGGNLSLSSTVGEGSVFEFNIQVVPVLGSNIAPTKPASGKILGLAPNQPIYRLLIVEDQPTNRLFLFKILTSLGFEVKEAENGEQALTLWQSWQPHLIWMDMQMPVMDGYEATKRIKASAGSESTVIIALTASAFEEERQGILDAGCDDFVRKPFREQELLMKISEHLGVQYIYEANNALQREQAEAIQDELLDCAFKLSASSLQVMPAHWAEQLYHAGSQGSDLLMLQLIEQIPPQHSALAIALTDLVENFRFDKIMELSQSPVG; from the coding sequence ATGTGGGAAATATTTAAAAACTTCGTTTCACCGAGCCAATTCATGCCTCATGGTCACTGCTACCTGTGGAAAACCCCGCTGGTAGGGCTACATATTGTCAGTGACTTAATAATTGCCCTCGCCTATTTTTCAATACCGGCAATGCTCATCTATTCCGTGTATAAGCGAAAGGATGTGCCCTTTCTAGGGAGATTTGCCTTATTCGGAGCGTTTATTATTCTGTGTGGAACAGGACACTTGCTAGACATTTGGACGCTGTGGCATCCAGCTTACTGGTTAACAGGAATCGAGCAAGCTTTAACCGCCTTAGTTTCCTGTTGCACAGCCTTACAACTGGTAAAGCTGCTGCCTCAATTTTTAGGGCTTCAAACTCCAGAAAGACTGGAAGCAATCAATCGGCAACTACAGCAAGAAATTGTAGAACGCCAGCAGACCGAGCAAACCTTACAAAGTATTCTGGCAGGAACCGCTTCTGTAACAGGAGAAGAATTTTTCCCAGCCTTAGTGCAGAATCTAGCAACGGCTTTAAACGTTCGCTCCGCCTTTGTTGCAGAACTGGGGAGCGAACAGCCTCAAAGTTTAAAAACCCTTGCTTTTTGGGCCGGTAGCAACGCAGAGACGAACTTTGAATATAACCTAGCTGGCACTCCCTGCGAGCCGGTTGTCGAGCAAGGCACTTTATGCTACTACCGAGACAAAGTAGGGGAACTATTCCCCAATGCTGAGGGGTTGAAAGCAATGGGAGCAGTATGTTACCTCGGAACGCCCCTGTTAGATGGAAAGCAGCAGGTAATCGGGACGCTATGTATTAACAATGACCGGCCCTTAGCAAATGAAGAAAGCGCCAAGATGATTATGAAGGTGTTCGCTGCCAGAGCCGCAGCCGAACTCCAGCGCGAGAGAGCAGAACAGGCGCTGCGTCATGCTTATGAGGAATTAGAAATTCGGGTCAATGAGGCGACTCAAGGACTGCGCCAACGCACCGCTGAGTTAGTACAAGCAAACGCTGTCTTGGAAACACAAATTAACGTAAGAATTGCCGCAGAATCTGCTTTGCGAGAAAGCGGAATTCGCCTGCGAAAGCAACAAGCTGGATTGCTTGAACTCGCAAAAAGTAAGAGCTTGTATGCCGGCAATCTTAGTGCCGCTTTAGAAGCCATTACCCAACTGGCAACCCAAATTCTCAACGTTGAACGAGGCAGTGTGTGGCTTTATGAGCCAGATAAATCTTCTTTGTATTGTGCTGATTTATATGAATTGACGCCTAACCGGCATACCAAGGGGATGACGCTTGCTATAACTGACTATCCCCATTATTTCCAAGCCTTACAGACAGACCGAGTCATTGCAGCAAGAAATGCTCATACCGATCCGAGAACGCGCGAGTTTAGCACTGCCTATCTAACTCCTTTGTCAATTGCCTCCATGTTGGATGTCCCGATTCACTTCAAAGGGCAAACGGTGGGAGTCATTTGTTTAGAACATAGGGGAACCGCGCGACACTGGCCGATTGAGGAGCAAAATTTTGCCAGTTATTTGGCCTATATGGCTGCCTTAGCGATGGAATCACGGGATCGCAAGCAAGCAGAAGAGGTACTGCGTCAAAGCGAAGCAACGAATCGCGCTCTGTTGAATGCGATACCAGATATGATTTTCCGCAGCCGCGCTGATGGCACTTTTATTGATTTCAAGCCGGCCAAAGACATTAAAACTTTTCTCCCTGCCGACCAATTTTTGGGGAAAACGTTACAAGAAATCTTCCCACCAAATCTTGCTCAGTATCTACGCTCCGCCTGCGATCAAGTGCTTGAAACAGGCGAGATTCAACGCTTAGAGTATGAATTACCCATTGATGACCAACTTCACGATTATGAGGCTCGGATTGTAGCCTGCGGCAGCTCTGAAGTGATCTCCATCGTGCGCGACATCACAGAGCGCAAGCAGGCGGAGTTAGCCTTGCAAGAGAGCGCAGAACGCGAAAAAGCCATCGCCTTCGTGATCCAGCGAATGCGGCAAACCTTAGAGATCGATTCAATCTTTAGCGCCACCACCCAAGAATTGCGCCAAGCATTAAACTGCGAACGCGTAGCAGTCTATCGCTTCAACCCAGACTGGAGTGGGGAATTCGTATCAGAATCAGTGGCAGCCGGCTGGAAAGTGCTAGTACAGGAACAAACCCAACAAAGTGAGCTGAAACAAATCGCAGTCAACACCGGCAATTGCACAGCCAAAACTCTACAAAGCAGTCCTAAATTAATTCAAGACACCTACCTGCAAGAAACTGCCGGCGGAATCTACAAACAAGGAAACAGTTACAAAAGCATCCCAGACATCTACAAAGCCGGTTTCAATCAATGTTACCTAAAACTGTTAGAGCGATTCCAAGCACGAGCCTACATCATCGTGCCCATCTTCTGTAGTAACCAGTTATGGGGATTACTTGCCACCTACCAAAATAGCGGCCCTCGCCACTGGCAATCGGCGGAAATTAAAATGGTCGTTCAGATCGGCGCACAATTAGGAGTGGCCATCCAACAAGCGCAACTACTAGCCCAAACCAAACAACAATCGCTGGAACTGATGAAAGCTAAAGTTGCCGCCGATAGCGCTAACCGTGCCAAAAGCGAATTTCTGGCTAATATGAGCCACGAATTAAGGACTCCACTCAACGCGATTCTCGGCTTTACTCAACTGATGAACCGAGACTCCAGCTTAAATACAGAACACCGGCAGTCAGTGGGGATCATCTCGCGCAGTGGGGAACATCTGCTGGAATTGATTAACGATGTTTTGGAGATGTCAAAAATTGAGGCAGGGCGAACCACACTGCATGAAAATGAATTTGACCTCTATCGCCTGTTAGATAATCTGTTTGAATTGCTGCAAATCAAAGCCAAAGATAAAGGATTAAAACTGAACTTTGAACGCACTCAATCCGTGCCACAATTTATTAAAACAGACGAAAGTAAATTGCGTCAAGTTTTAATTAATCTGCTGGGAAATGCGATTAAATTCACGCAAAAAGGCCGTGTAACTCTGAGCGTAGAGGTGGGAGAATCCACTGCTAGCAAGGGGATGCAATTGCGATTTGAAGTGAGTGATACAGGATCAGGTATTGCTCCAATGGAGTTTGATAAGTTATTTGAAGCCTTTGGACAAACCACTTCTGGCTTGAAGTCAGGTGCCGGCACAGGTTTGGGTTTACCAATTTCGCAAAAGTTTGTGCAACTAATGGGGGGAAACCTTAGCCTGAGCAGTACGGTTGGGGAGGGCAGTGTATTTGAGTTTAATATTCAGGTGGTGCCGGTTTTGGGTTCTAATATTGCCCCCACTAAACCAGCTAGTGGGAAGATCCTGGGGTTAGCCCCCAACCAACCAATCTATCGGCTGTTGATTGTTGAAGATCAGCCGACGAACCGACTTTTCTTATTCAAAATCTTAACTTCATTGGGATTTGAGGTGAAAGAGGCTGAGAACGGTGAACAAGCTTTAACCCTGTGGCAAAGCTGGCAACCGCACCTGATCTGGATGGATATGCAGATGCCGGTGATGGATGGCTATGAAGCCACCAAGCGCATCAAAGCCAGTGCCGGCAGTGAGTCTACTGTGATTATCGCCCTAACTGCTAGCGCCTTTGAAGAGGAGCGACAAGGCATCTTGGATGCCGGTTGCGATGACTTCGTTCGTAAACCGTTCCGAGAACAAGAACTGTTGATGAAAATCAGCGAACATTTAGGGGTGCAATATATTTACGAAGCCAACAACGCCCTACAGAGGGAACAAGCCGAAGCCATCCAGGATGAATTGCTTGATTGTGCGTTTAAGCTTTCTGCTTCATCGTTACAAGTGATGCCGGCTCATTGGGCGGAACAGCTCTATCATGCCGGCTCTCAAGGCAGCGATTTGTTGATGTTGCAACTCATTGAGCAGATTCCACCACAACATTCCGCTCTGGCTATCGCTTTAACTGATTTAGTGGAGAATTTTCGCTTTGATAAAATTATGGAATTATCTCAATCTCCTGTAGGTTAG
- a CDS encoding MHYT domain-containing protein, with protein sequence MHIEMAGTYNLGLATLSFAISVIASYTALDLAGRVQSAVKRGRLLWLLGGAAAMGTGIWSMHFIAMLAFQLPQSVSYDMWITLFSLMCAVLASSIALWLLSRSVSIHLLTGGGVCMGIAIAWMHYTGMAAMQLSARIEYDWRLVSLSVVIAITASFAALWLAFRLQHQSIEGLIWQKCGSAFVMGLAISGMHYTGMMATHFIPYSLLPVQQSPAMNQSWLAIAIGIATLFILSLALITSLFDRRLTAHLIRQKALLESEKRFRMLIREMPVGVLLLNVNAEILICNQVATNLLNLKPPQDLPHQVFGEDWLFLHEDGTPFRTLELPVQQAIALRQPIHNTVMGIQKKVETGRINDQKSSTFIVYPSSPFLQKWLLVNADPQIAEDGSVERIVCTLSDITNHKQAEAALRQSEERFALAVEGVNDGIWDWNIPSDYAYLSPRWKSMLGYEDSEIPNHIDSFKKVIHPEDSERVLAVLIAYLAKKIPNYEVEFRALHKDGSYRWILTRGVALWDSSGVSYRVAGSHTDITERKQREAALQLIAEGTASATGHEFFRACVHYLAQVLEVRYALVTQVANDSKTKVRTLAFWKGEDFGENFEYELAGTPCKNVVEGIVHFYPSGVQELFPNDRDLAQLGAQSYWGIPLLDSAGKTIGSLVVLDVEPIVQNPGKEMILQIFVARAGAELERKLAEDLLKKRAEMDSLLSRISRIFIDENLDTAITFTLQAVGEFLGSDHTYLFRYCDNQHYLMMTHEWCDKGIEPLIDKFQLWPVEIDVWGHSQLLMGKTVQIPAEFSLTDTEVADQELISFQSRLAVPTLYSAKVVGFMGLDAVHSSKLWSQEEINWLRLVNEFIAISQARQEAQAALQQSNSRYQNLAQNVPGMIYQFILYPDGSRAFLYASAGCRELFGIEPEAVVEDANMSWKLTHPDDIAIVNQSIATSAKTLKPWDCIWRVFVAGELKWLRGNSRPDPQPDGSIIWDGLVTDITEHKQAELALQESAEREKAIAFVIQRMRQTLEIETIFSATTQELRQALNCERVAVYRFNPDWSGEFVSESLAAGWKALVEEQKQEFELNKVAVNQVDCIVPTLGTEDSTVHDTYLQETAGGIYKQGRSYTCVPNVYEAGFDQCYLELLERFQARAYIIVPIFCSNQLWGLLATYQNSGPRHWQSAEIKMVVQIGAQLGVAIQQAHLLAQTQQQSVELMKAKVAADSANRAKSEFLANMSHELRTPLNAILGFTQLMNRDSSLNTEHRQSVGIISRSGEHLLELINDVLEMSKIEAGRTTLHENEFDLYRLLNNLFELLQIKAKDKGLKLSFEHAQSVPQFIKTDESKLRQVLINLLGNAIKFTQKGRVTLRVEVGEFTAGKGMQLRFEVSDTGVGIDPMEFDKLFEAFGQTTSGLKSGAGTGLGLPISQKFVQLMGGNLSLSSTVGEGSVFEFDIQVVPVLSCELNSIGPANEKIVGLAPDQPTYRLLIVEDKPTNRLFLFKMLTSLGFEVKEAENGEQGITLWQSWQPHLIWMDIQMPVMDGYEATKRIKATALGQSTVIIALTASAFEEDRQVILDAGCDDFVRKPFREQEMLLKISQHLGVRYLYQTPANDQFRAGFAPEECPISPRLEPSALQVMPAHWVQQLYHAASQGSDLLMLQLIEQIPPEYSSLAIALTDLVENFRFDKVRELSQPALG encoded by the coding sequence ATGCATATCGAAATGGCCGGCACTTACAACCTAGGCTTAGCGACCCTTTCCTTTGCGATCTCGGTCATTGCCTCCTACACCGCCCTAGACTTAGCAGGGCGAGTGCAATCTGCGGTGAAACGGGGACGCCTACTTTGGCTTCTGGGAGGAGCAGCGGCAATGGGAACCGGCATTTGGTCAATGCACTTCATTGCCATGCTTGCTTTCCAATTGCCTCAATCCGTTAGCTACGATATGTGGATCACCCTATTCTCGCTGATGTGCGCGGTTCTTGCATCTAGCATTGCTTTGTGGCTGCTGAGTCGCTCTGTTTCAATCCATCTGTTAACCGGCGGTGGCGTTTGCATGGGAATTGCCATTGCTTGGATGCACTACACCGGCATGGCAGCGATGCAACTGTCGGCCAGAATAGAGTATGACTGGAGGTTAGTCAGCCTATCAGTCGTCATCGCCATCACAGCCTCTTTTGCCGCACTTTGGCTGGCTTTCCGGCTACAGCATCAATCAATAGAAGGGCTGATCTGGCAGAAATGCGGCAGTGCCTTCGTCATGGGATTGGCCATCAGCGGGATGCACTACACCGGCATGATGGCGACTCACTTTATTCCTTACAGCCTCTTGCCGGTACAGCAGTCCCCAGCAATGAATCAGTCCTGGCTGGCTATTGCCATTGGGATTGCCACTCTGTTCATTTTAAGCTTAGCCCTGATCACCTCTCTGTTCGACCGGCGTTTGACAGCTCATTTAATACGACAAAAAGCCTTACTGGAAAGTGAAAAACGCTTTCGGATGCTGATCCGCGAAATGCCAGTGGGTGTGTTGCTGCTCAATGTTAATGCCGAAATTCTCATCTGCAATCAAGTTGCGACTAATCTTCTCAATCTCAAGCCACCACAGGATTTACCGCATCAGGTGTTTGGTGAGGACTGGCTTTTTCTGCATGAAGATGGTACACCTTTCCGAACTCTAGAGCTACCTGTGCAACAGGCCATCGCCCTGCGCCAACCCATTCACAACACAGTCATGGGAATCCAAAAAAAGGTTGAAACAGGACGGATAAACGATCAAAAAAGTTCTACCTTCATCGTTTATCCTTCATCCCCGTTTCTTCAAAAATGGCTGCTAGTAAATGCAGATCCGCAGATTGCAGAGGATGGGAGTGTAGAGCGAATTGTTTGCACCCTCAGCGATATCACAAATCACAAGCAAGCTGAAGCGGCACTTCGCCAAAGTGAAGAGCGGTTCGCCTTGGCTGTAGAAGGAGTCAACGACGGGATTTGGGACTGGAATATTCCCTCCGACTATGCCTATCTGTCCCCCCGGTGGAAAAGTATGTTGGGCTATGAAGACTCAGAAATTCCCAACCACATAGATTCCTTCAAAAAAGTTATACACCCAGAAGACTCAGAGCGGGTGTTGGCGGTGCTGATTGCCTATTTAGCCAAAAAAATTCCTAATTACGAGGTAGAATTCCGAGCATTACATAAGGATGGAAGCTATCGTTGGATTCTCACCCGTGGAGTGGCATTGTGGGATAGTTCGGGCGTAAGCTACCGCGTGGCCGGTTCCCATACCGATATTACCGAACGCAAACAGAGAGAAGCCGCACTGCAATTAATTGCTGAGGGGACAGCTTCTGCAACCGGCCATGAGTTCTTTCGTGCCTGTGTCCATTATCTCGCCCAAGTCTTGGAAGTTCGTTATGCCTTAGTTACCCAAGTGGCAAATGATAGCAAAACCAAAGTACGAACCTTAGCATTCTGGAAGGGCGAAGACTTTGGCGAAAACTTTGAGTACGAATTAGCCGGCACCCCTTGCAAAAATGTTGTGGAAGGAATCGTCCATTTTTACCCATCCGGAGTGCAAGAACTTTTTCCGAACGACCGAGATTTGGCTCAATTAGGGGCACAAAGCTACTGGGGAATTCCGCTTTTAGATTCTGCCGGCAAGACAATCGGCAGTTTAGTTGTGCTGGATGTAGAGCCAATAGTTCAAAATCCGGGCAAAGAGATGATTTTACAAATTTTTGTCGCTAGAGCGGGAGCAGAACTAGAGCGTAAATTAGCAGAAGACTTGCTGAAAAAACGAGCTGAAATGGACAGTTTGCTCAGCCGTATTTCCCGGATTTTCATTGACGAAAACCTAGACACTGCTATCACTTTCACCCTGCAAGCCGTTGGTGAGTTCCTGGGGAGCGATCACACCTATCTTTTCCGTTACTGCGACAACCAGCACTACTTAATGATGACCCACGAGTGGTGCGACAAGGGAATTGAGCCATTGATCGATAAGTTCCAACTATGGCCAGTCGAGATAGATGTGTGGGGTCACAGCCAGCTATTGATGGGCAAAACTGTTCAAATCCCCGCCGAGTTCTCACTCACAGATACCGAAGTAGCCGATCAGGAACTTATATCCTTTCAATCCCGGCTTGCCGTTCCCACGCTCTACTCTGCCAAGGTTGTAGGCTTTATGGGGCTGGATGCGGTTCACTCCTCAAAGCTCTGGAGCCAAGAAGAGATTAATTGGCTGAGATTAGTCAATGAATTTATCGCCATCAGTCAGGCTCGTCAAGAAGCACAAGCGGCACTGCAACAGAGCAATAGTCGGTATCAGAATTTGGCACAGAACGTACCGGGGATGATTTATCAATTTATTCTCTACCCCGATGGTTCAAGGGCTTTTCTATATGCCAGTGCCGGTTGCCGAGAACTCTTTGGGATAGAACCAGAGGCGGTGGTAGAGGATGCTAATATGTCTTGGAAGCTGACGCATCCTGATGATATTGCCATTGTCAATCAATCAATTGCAACTTCAGCAAAAACGCTTAAACCTTGGGATTGCATCTGGCGAGTTTTCGTTGCCGGCGAACTCAAGTGGCTACGAGGCAACTCTCGGCCTGATCCGCAACCAGATGGCAGTATCATCTGGGATGGCTTGGTGACTGACATCACAGAGCACAAGCAGGCAGAGTTAGCCTTGCAAGAAAGCGCAGAACGAGAAAAAGCCATCGCCTTCGTGATCCAGCGAATGCGGCAAACCTTAGAAATTGAGACAATCTTTAGCGCCACCACCCAAGAGTTGCGCCAAGCATTAAACTGCGAACGCGTAGCAGTCTATCGCTTCAACCCAGACTGGAGTGGGGAATTCGTATCAGAATCACTGGCAGCCGGCTGGAAAGCGCTCGTAGAAGAACAAAAGCAGGAATTTGAACTCAACAAAGTTGCGGTTAATCAAGTTGATTGCATCGTCCCAACTTTGGGGACAGAGGACAGCACCGTACACGATACCTACCTACAAGAAACTGCCGGCGGAATCTACAAACAAGGACGCAGTTACACGTGCGTGCCAAATGTCTATGAGGCCGGTTTCGATCAATGTTACCTGGAACTGTTAGAACGATTTCAAGCACGAGCCTACATCATCGTGCCCATCTTCTGCAGTAACCAGTTATGGGGATTACTTGCCACCTATCAAAATAGCGGCCCTCGCCACTGGCAATCGGCGGAAATTAAAATGGTCGTTCAGATTGGCGCACAATTGGGAGTGGCCATCCAACAAGCGCACCTGCTGGCCCAAACTCAACAACAATCGGTGGAACTGATGAAAGCTAAAGTCGCCGCCGATAGCGCGAACCGCGCTAAAAGTGAATTCCTGGCTAATATGAGCCACGAATTAAGAACTCCACTCAACGCGATTCTCGGCTTTACTCAACTGATGAACCGAGACTCCAGCTTAAATACAGAACACCGGCAGTCAGTGGGGATCATCTCACGCAGTGGGGAACATCTGCTGGAATTGATTAACGATGTTTTGGAGATGTCAAAAATTGAGGCAGGGCGAACAACACTGCATGAAAATGAATTTGACCTCTATCGCCTGCTAAATAATCTGTTTGAATTGCTGCAAATCAAAGCCAAAGATAAAGGATTAAAACTAAGCTTTGAACACGCTCAATCCGTGCCACAATTTATTAAAACAGACGAAAGTAAATTGCGTCAAGTTTTAATTAATCTGCTGGGAAATGCAATTAAGTTCACGCAAAAAGGCCGTGTAACTCTGAGGGTAGAGGTGGGAGAATTCACGGCCGGCAAGGGGATGCAATTGCGATTTGAGGTCAGTGATACCGGCGTGGGCATTGACCCGATGGAATTTGATAAGTTATTTGAAGCCTTTGGACAAACCACTTCTGGCTTGAAGTCAGGTGCCGGCACAGGTTTGGGTTTACCAATTTCGCAAAAGTTTGTGCAACTAATGGGGGGAAACCTTAGCCTGAGCAGTACGGTTGGGGAAGGCAGTGTATTTGAGTTTGATATTCAGGTGGTGCCGGTTTTGAGTTGTGAACTCAATTCTATCGGGCCGGCCAATGAGAAGATCGTGGGATTAGCTCCCGATCAACCAACCTACCGACTATTGATCGTTGAGGATAAACCAACAAATCGACTGTTTCTATTCAAAATGTTAACTTCACTCGGTTTTGAGGTGAAAGAAGCTGAGAACGGTGAACAAGGTATAACGCTGTGGCAAAGCTGGCAGCCGCACCTAATTTGGATGGATATACAGATGCCGGTGATGGATGGTTATGAAGCTACTAAACGCATTAAAGCCACTGCATTGGGTCAATCGACGGTGATTATTGCTCTGACTGCTAGTGCCTTTGAAGAAGATCGCCAAGTGATTTTGGATGCCGGTTGTGATGACTTCGTTCGCAAACCGTTCCGAGAACAGGAAATGCTGCTAAAAATCAGCCAACATTTAGGGGTGCGCTATCTCTATCAAACTCCAGCCAACGACCAATTTAGAGCCGGTTTTGCCCCTGAAGAGTGCCCCATTTCGCCACGGCTGGAGCCGTCTGCTTTGCAAGTGATGCCGGCTCATTGGGTGCAACAGCTCTATCATGCCGCCTCTCAAGGTAGCGATTTGTTGATGTTGCAACTAATTGAGCAGATTCCACCAGAATATTCCTCTTTGGCTATCGCTTTGACTGATTTAGTGGAAAATTTTCGCTTTGATAAGGTTAGGGAATTATCTCAACCGGCTTTGGGCTAA
- a CDS encoding GGDEF domain-containing response regulator, with amino-acid sequence MNSYQVNLTQKDILIVDDTPENLRLLSTMLSGQGYNVRKALSGQMALTAVQTLVPDLILLDIKMPMMDGYEVCEKLKADLKTAKIPVIFLSASNEAFNKVQAFAVGGTDYITKPFQIEEVLVRVQNQLAVRAAEIQNQQLNILLEERVKERTHQLEVANQELQREINERKILEHKLLKMALYDDLTSLPNRVLFMDRLEETLNYAKEQSDYQFAVLFLDCDRFKVVNDSLGHLAGDELLIALARRLEKILSKNDTIARFGGDEFAFLLTEIETINDATQAADQILKTISLPFQLKRQEVFINASIGIALGNFSYEQPEHLLRDADTAMYRAKTSGKGQYRIFEPAMHDAALESLHLETDLRRAVNQQEFILHYQPIVALNTGTIVGFEALVRWQHRERGLIPPAAFIPIAEETGLINPIGTWVLREACHQLHQWNQARLTNYPLTMSINLSVRQFAQPDLIEQIDQILKETQLEPHTIKLEITESVIMDNAKSAAEILQQLRERHIELSIDDFGTGYSSLSYLHSFPVDNLKIDRAFVRHIDGTPDSLGLVPAIMSMAEAFKMNVIAEGIETGEQLAQLRNLNCSFGQGYLFSKPLAEKQATDLIISAPQW; translated from the coding sequence ATGAATTCTTATCAGGTTAACCTTACCCAAAAAGACATCCTCATTGTTGACGACACCCCTGAAAACTTGCGTCTTCTCTCTACCATGCTCAGCGGTCAGGGGTATAACGTTCGCAAAGCGTTGAGTGGGCAGATGGCCTTGACGGCTGTACAAACGCTTGTGCCCGATTTGATTTTGCTTGATATTAAGATGCCGATGATGGATGGCTATGAAGTTTGTGAAAAGCTAAAAGCAGATTTGAAAACCGCCAAGATTCCGGTGATTTTCTTGAGTGCTTCCAATGAGGCTTTTAATAAAGTTCAAGCTTTTGCAGTTGGAGGGACAGACTATATTACCAAGCCCTTTCAAATAGAAGAAGTGTTAGTCAGAGTTCAAAATCAACTAGCGGTAAGAGCAGCAGAAATCCAAAACCAACAACTTAATATCTTACTTGAAGAACGAGTTAAAGAGCGCACCCATCAGCTAGAAGTTGCGAATCAAGAATTGCAACGGGAGATTAATGAACGCAAGATCCTCGAACATAAGCTGCTGAAGATGGCACTCTATGACGATCTCACGAGTTTGCCTAACCGCGTTTTATTTATGGATCGTCTGGAAGAGACGCTCAATTATGCCAAAGAACAATCAGACTATCAATTTGCAGTCTTATTTCTCGATTGTGACCGTTTTAAAGTCGTCAATGATTCTCTGGGTCATTTAGCCGGTGATGAATTGCTTATAGCCCTCGCTCGTCGCTTAGAAAAAATACTAAGCAAAAACGATACGATTGCTCGCTTTGGTGGTGATGAATTTGCCTTCTTGCTGACAGAAATTGAAACGATTAACGATGCCACCCAAGCCGCTGATCAAATACTTAAAACAATCTCATTACCGTTTCAACTGAAACGACAAGAAGTGTTTATTAATGCCAGTATAGGCATCGCTTTAGGAAATTTTAGTTACGAGCAGCCTGAACATTTGTTGCGGGATGCAGACACAGCAATGTACCGCGCGAAAACTTCCGGGAAAGGTCAGTATCGCATTTTTGAGCCGGCAATGCACGATGCAGCCCTCGAAAGTTTGCATCTCGAAACGGATCTTCGCAGGGCTGTTAATCAACAAGAATTTATCCTCCACTATCAGCCAATTGTTGCACTTAACACCGGCACCATTGTTGGATTTGAAGCTCTAGTACGCTGGCAACACCGGGAACGGGGGCTGATTCCTCCCGCAGCGTTTATTCCTATCGCCGAAGAAACAGGTTTAATTAACCCGATTGGCACCTGGGTTTTACGCGAAGCTTGCCATCAGCTTCACCAGTGGAATCAGGCAAGACTCACAAATTATCCCCTCACGATGAGTATCAATCTTTCGGTGCGTCAGTTTGCCCAACCAGACTTAATTGAACAAATCGACCAAATTTTGAAGGAAACGCAACTTGAGCCACACACCATCAAATTAGAAATTACCGAAAGTGTAATTATGGATAACGCTAAATCCGCTGCTGAAATTCTCCAACAACTTAGAGAACGGCACATTGAGTTGAGTATTGACGACTTCGGAACGGGCTACTCTTCTCTGAGTTACCTGCATTCCTTTCCCGTTGATAACCTCAAAATTGACCGCGCTTTTGTGCGTCATATAGACGGAACCCCAGATAGTTTAGGACTTGTCCCAGCCATTATGAGCATGGCCGAGGCATTTAAAATGAATGTCATTGCAGAAGGCATTGAAACAGGGGAACAGTTAGCTCAATTAAGGAATCTTAACTGTAGCTTTGGTCAAGGTTACTTGTTTTCTAAACCTTTGGCAGAAAAACAGGCAACTGACCTTATTATATCAGCCCCTCAGTGGTGA